Proteins from one Bartonella sp. HY328 genomic window:
- the hisD gene encoding histidinol dehydrogenase, which translates to MAEWLKQGADADAIRVNDRQVRDTVEEILGDIEKRGDDAIRDLSFKFDKLQRDDFRLSSREIQDCMDQLSDRDLQDIAFAQTQVRNFAKKQRETITDLEVETLPGVVLGHKNIPVSAAGCYVPGGKYPLLASAHMSVITAKVAGVERVITCAPPFEGKPAPAIVAAQHMGGADEIYCLGGIQAVGAMALGTASIAPVDMLIGPGNAFVAEAKRQLFGRVGIDLFAGPTETLVIADDTVDGELCATDLLGQAEHGPDSPAILLTTSEKLARDTMQEIERLLEILPTRDIARRSWATFGQVILADSDEEMVKIADEIASEHVQVMTRDPDYFLNHMRNYGALFLGARTNVAYGDKVIGTNHTLPTKKAARYTGGLWVGKFLKTCTYQKVLTDEASALLGEYCSRLCALEHFAGHGEQANVRVRRYGKKNIPYAGIAE; encoded by the coding sequence ATGGCTGAGTGGTTAAAACAAGGTGCTGATGCAGATGCAATTCGCGTTAACGATAGACAGGTGCGCGATACGGTTGAGGAGATTTTAGGCGATATTGAAAAGCGCGGTGATGATGCAATTCGGGATTTGTCGTTTAAATTTGATAAATTGCAGCGCGATGATTTTCGCCTTAGCAGTCGTGAAATACAAGATTGTATGGATCAATTAAGTGATAGAGACTTACAAGATATTGCGTTTGCCCAAACACAGGTACGTAATTTTGCTAAAAAACAAAGAGAAACCATAACCGATCTTGAAGTTGAAACACTGCCAGGCGTTGTGCTTGGCCACAAAAATATTCCTGTATCAGCAGCTGGGTGTTATGTACCAGGTGGTAAATATCCGCTTTTGGCATCTGCCCATATGTCGGTTATAACCGCAAAAGTCGCAGGTGTCGAACGTGTCATCACTTGTGCGCCACCATTTGAAGGCAAGCCAGCACCCGCAATTGTTGCTGCTCAACATATGGGCGGCGCCGATGAAATCTATTGTCTTGGTGGTATCCAAGCGGTTGGTGCAATGGCACTTGGTACAGCATCAATTGCACCTGTTGACATGCTTATCGGCCCGGGTAATGCTTTTGTGGCCGAAGCAAAACGACAACTATTCGGTCGTGTCGGTATCGACCTATTTGCAGGGCCAACGGAAACGCTGGTTATTGCTGATGATACTGTTGATGGAGAATTATGTGCAACTGATTTGCTTGGTCAGGCAGAGCATGGGCCAGACTCGCCAGCAATTTTGTTAACAACATCAGAGAAGCTTGCTCGTGATACGATGCAAGAAATTGAGCGTCTTCTTGAGATTTTACCGACGCGCGATATTGCTAGACGGTCTTGGGCAACCTTTGGTCAAGTTATCCTTGCAGATTCTGATGAGGAAATGGTCAAAATTGCCGATGAGATTGCTTCAGAGCATGTGCAGGTTATGACCCGTGATCCTGATTATTTTTTAAACCACATGCGTAATTATGGCGCTTTATTTCTTGGTGCTAGAACAAATGTTGCTTATGGCGATAAGGTTATTGGCACCAATCACACATTGCCAACCAAAAAGGCTGCCCGTTACACAGGGGGGCTATGGGTTGGCAAATTTCTTAAAACTTGTACCTATCAAAAAGTCTTAACTGATGAAGCGTCGGCCTTGCTTGGTGAATATTGTTCGCGGTTATGTGCGCTTGAACATTTTGCTGGCCATGGTGAGCAGGCCAATGTAAGGGTGCGCCGCTACGGCAAAAAGAACATTCCTTATGCCGGTATTGCTGAATAG
- a CDS encoding helix-turn-helix transcriptional regulator translates to MTKSERLLALLDLLRSYRYPVTGAVLAKELKVSLRTLYRDIASLQAQGATIEGEAGLGFVLRPGFHVPPLMFSHDELEALVLGSRLVASLGEGALSQDARSAMAKIAACLPKALADSMQAVALHVPPDTRFIGQAETTQIVTLLRKTIRERKKLAITYCDAQGKFSKRVIWAFGLAFFAQSRIILAHCEERDDFRHFRTDRILSCNPLQENYPQSRNKLLRDWSEMMKESCQDFKLEHF, encoded by the coding sequence ATGACTAAATCAGAACGACTACTTGCCTTATTGGACCTCTTGCGTAGTTATCGCTACCCAGTGACTGGTGCGGTTCTTGCCAAGGAATTAAAGGTAAGTTTGCGCACGCTCTACCGCGATATTGCAAGTTTACAAGCGCAAGGTGCAACAATTGAGGGTGAGGCTGGGCTGGGTTTTGTTTTGCGTCCTGGTTTTCATGTGCCACCATTAATGTTTAGCCATGATGAATTGGAAGCGCTGGTGCTAGGATCACGCTTGGTTGCAAGTTTGGGGGAGGGGGCATTATCGCAAGATGCGCGCTCTGCTATGGCAAAAATTGCAGCTTGTTTGCCTAAAGCTTTAGCAGATTCAATGCAAGCGGTCGCGTTGCATGTGCCACCTGATACGCGTTTTATCGGCCAGGCTGAAACAACGCAAATCGTTACATTATTGCGTAAAACTATTCGTGAACGGAAAAAACTAGCGATTACTTATTGCGATGCTCAGGGTAAATTTAGCAAACGGGTTATTTGGGCTTTTGGATTAGCCTTTTTTGCCCAAAGCCGTATTATCTTAGCCCATTGCGAAGAGCGTGATGATTTTCGCCATTTTAGAACAGATCGAATTTTAAGTTGTAATCCCTTGCAAGAAAATTATCCTCAAAGCCGCAATAAACTCTTGCGAGACTGGTCAGAAATGATGAAAGAAAGCTGTCAAGATTTTAAGCTGGAGCATTTTTAA
- a CDS encoding GntP family permease — protein sequence MSILIAIAALALLMFAAYRGYSVIIFAPLAALGAVLLTDPSAVAPAFSGLFMDKMVGFIKNYFAVFMLGAIFGKLVELSGFSRAIVEAVIKIIGQERAILVIVVVCALLTYGGVSLFVVVFAVYPFAAEMFRQGNIPKRLMPATIALGSFTFTMDAMPGTPQIQNIIPTTFFNTTSWAAPILGIIGSLFIFGFAMLYLEMARKKAQRNGEGYGTNLRNEPETPQDLKLPHPLLALAPLVIVGVVNLLLTRFIPDWYAAIYQLEMPGMDQAISVETKKLVAIWAVLGALMSGIVFILIASFNTVRHKLAEGSRNAVSGSMLATMNTASEYGFGAIIAALPGFVMIAEGLKSIPNPLINQAVTINLLAGITGSSSGGMSIALAAMSEQFINAANAAHIPLEVLHRVASMAAGGMDTLPHNGAVITLLAVTGLTHREAYKNIFVMTVIKVVASFFIIGVYYSTGLV from the coding sequence ATGAGTATTTTAATAGCTATAGCGGCATTAGCTTTGCTAATGTTTGCCGCTTATAGAGGTTACAGCGTTATTATTTTTGCACCATTGGCCGCTCTTGGTGCCGTTTTGCTAACCGATCCTAGCGCTGTTGCACCTGCATTTTCCGGCCTTTTTATGGATAAAATGGTTGGCTTTATTAAAAATTATTTTGCCGTATTTATGCTGGGCGCTATTTTTGGTAAGCTTGTCGAACTATCGGGTTTTTCACGCGCAATTGTCGAGGCGGTTATAAAAATAATCGGTCAGGAGCGGGCAATTCTTGTAATTGTTGTTGTCTGTGCCCTATTGACCTATGGTGGCGTTTCGCTTTTTGTGGTCGTATTTGCAGTTTATCCGTTTGCTGCAGAAATGTTTAGACAGGGCAATATTCCAAAACGTCTTATGCCAGCGACTATTGCATTAGGTTCTTTTACCTTTACCATGGATGCAATGCCCGGCACGCCGCAAATCCAAAATATTATACCAACAACATTTTTCAACACTACATCTTGGGCCGCGCCAATATTGGGTATTATCGGTTCGTTGTTTATTTTTGGTTTTGCTATGCTTTATTTGGAGATGGCAAGAAAAAAGGCTCAGCGTAACGGTGAAGGCTATGGTACAAATTTACGTAATGAGCCTGAAACGCCACAAGACTTAAAGCTTCCCCATCCACTACTTGCTTTGGCGCCCCTTGTTATTGTTGGCGTTGTAAATCTTTTGCTTACACGTTTTATACCCGATTGGTATGCTGCAATTTATCAGTTGGAAATGCCGGGCATGGATCAAGCTATATCGGTGGAAACAAAAAAATTGGTTGCTATTTGGGCCGTTTTGGGTGCCTTGATGAGTGGTATTGTATTTATTCTTATTGCTAGCTTCAATACTGTTCGTCACAAGTTAGCCGAAGGCAGCCGTAATGCTGTTTCAGGCTCAATGCTTGCCACAATGAATACCGCATCGGAATATGGATTTGGTGCGATTATTGCCGCTCTTCCTGGTTTTGTTATGATTGCAGAAGGGCTAAAATCTATCCCCAATCCGCTTATCAATCAGGCCGTAACGATCAATCTTTTAGCTGGTATTACGGGGTCTTCTTCTGGCGGTATGAGCATTGCCTTAGCCGCAATGTCGGAACAATTTATCAATGCAGCTAATGCCGCTCATATTCCTCTTGAAGTTCTTCACCGTGTTGCATCAATGGCCGCAGGTGGTATGGATACACTCCCTCATAATGGTGCTGTTATCACGCTTCTAGCAGTTACTGGGTTAACCCATAGAGAGGCCTATAAGAATATTTTTGTCATGACGGTTATTAAGGTTGTTGCATCCTTCTTCATCATTGGTGTTTATTATTCAACTGGCCTTGTATAA
- a CDS encoding LacI family DNA-binding transcriptional regulator, with translation MNEKSKKTPFISRQPTANDVARLANVSQSAVSRCYTKGASISPQTRERVMDAARQLGYRPNLVARSLITRQSKVIGVIIPSLENPFYTTILETLSDNLAEKGYRILLFPFRQGASSDPLIDEVLNHRVDAIILVSSNLSSTFADECSSIGLPVVQLNRRSERSHVSSVTGDNETGARLIAEFLIAGDHKKIAYMAGLETASTNKQRETAFTERLKQSGIKLHARIAANYNFEEAKHAARRFFSMQDRPDAIFCANDHMAIATLSVAKYEFSLIPGSDVSIIGFDDMRIADWPQYRLTTYQQPAMSMAKRAIDIILDQLNNNMTETINDIIGGELIIRNSARIPKP, from the coding sequence GTGAACGAAAAAAGCAAAAAAACGCCATTTATATCTAGGCAGCCAACTGCCAATGATGTTGCGCGCCTTGCAAATGTTTCCCAATCCGCAGTATCAAGGTGTTATACGAAAGGCGCTAGTATTTCGCCTCAAACGCGTGAAAGAGTTATGGATGCCGCAAGGCAGCTTGGATATAGGCCAAATCTTGTCGCCCGCTCCCTCATTACGCGCCAATCCAAGGTTATTGGAGTTATTATTCCTAGCCTTGAAAATCCATTTTATACAACAATTTTAGAGACGCTATCCGATAATTTAGCTGAAAAAGGTTATCGCATATTGCTTTTTCCTTTTCGCCAAGGTGCATCGTCAGATCCTCTTATTGATGAGGTGTTAAATCATCGGGTTGATGCCATTATTCTCGTTTCCTCTAACCTTTCTTCCACTTTTGCCGATGAATGTAGCAGCATCGGCTTACCTGTTGTTCAGTTAAACCGGCGTTCAGAACGTAGCCATGTTTCTAGCGTAACAGGGGATAACGAAACCGGAGCTCGTTTAATTGCTGAATTTTTAATTGCTGGCGACCATAAAAAAATTGCCTATATGGCAGGCCTTGAAACCGCATCAACCAATAAGCAACGAGAAACAGCTTTTACAGAACGTTTAAAGCAAAGTGGCATCAAACTACATGCGCGAATTGCTGCAAATTATAATTTTGAAGAGGCAAAACATGCTGCACGGCGTTTTTTTTCCATGCAGGATAGGCCGGACGCAATTTTTTGTGCCAATGATCATATGGCTATTGCAACTTTAAGCGTTGCAAAATACGAATTTTCTCTTATCCCTGGAAGCGATGTTTCTATCATAGGCTTTGATGATATGCGAATAGCCGATTGGCCGCAATATCGCCTTACAACCTATCAGCAACCAGCGATGAGCATGGCGAAACGCGCAATAGATATTATTCTAGATCAGTTAAATAATAATATGACTGAAACTATCAATGATATCATTGGTGGGGAATTAATAATTCGCAATTCAGCACGCATACCAAAGCCCTGA
- a CDS encoding type I restriction-modification system subunit M, whose product MTSSIQQRAELHKRIWQIANDVRGSVDGWDFKQYVLGALFYRFISENFSQYIEAGDESVDYAALPDSVITDAIKDDAVKAKGYCIYPSQLFKNVVANASQNENLNTDLKNIFNAIEASAIGYASESDIKGLFADFDTTSNRLGNTVKDKNFRLCAVLKGVADLNFGEFNDNHIDLFGDAYEFLISNYAANAGKSGGEFFTPQHVSKLIAQLALHGMDKVNKIYDPAAGSGSLLLQAKKQFDEHIIEEGFFGQEINHTTYNLARMNMFLHNINYNKFQMALGNTLLEPHFKTDRPFDAIVSNPPYSVKWIGSDDPTLINDDRFAPAGVLPPKSKADFAFVLHALNYLSGIGRAAIVCFPGIFYRGGAEQKIRQYLIDNNYVETVISLAPNLFFGTTIAVNILVLSKHKFNNDTQFIDASKCFQKQTNNNILRKEDIAKIIEVFASKQDIAHFSKNIRYADIVKNNYNLAVSSYVEAEDLSEKVDITTLNAEIAEIVQKINSLRHDIDSIIAEIEA is encoded by the coding sequence ATGACATCCAGCATTCAACAGCGGGCAGAATTACATAAAAGAATTTGGCAAATTGCCAATGATGTGCGCGGCTCGGTTGATGGTTGGGACTTTAAGCAATATGTGCTTGGTGCGCTGTTTTATCGCTTTATTAGTGAAAATTTTAGCCAATATATTGAAGCAGGTGATGAAAGCGTTGATTATGCTGCCTTGCCCGATAGCGTGATAACAGATGCGATTAAAGATGATGCGGTTAAGGCAAAAGGCTATTGTATTTATCCAAGCCAATTATTTAAAAATGTTGTTGCAAATGCAAGCCAAAATGAAAATCTCAATACAGATTTGAAAAACATTTTTAACGCTATTGAAGCAAGCGCCATTGGCTATGCATCTGAAAGCGATATTAAAGGGCTATTTGCCGATTTCGACACCACCAGCAATCGCCTTGGCAATACAGTTAAGGATAAAAACTTCCGTCTTTGCGCGGTTTTAAAAGGCGTTGCCGATTTAAACTTTGGTGAATTTAACGATAACCACATTGACCTTTTTGGCGATGCCTATGAGTTTTTAATTTCCAACTATGCTGCTAATGCTGGTAAATCGGGTGGTGAGTTTTTCACCCCCCAACATGTGTCAAAGTTAATTGCACAATTGGCATTGCATGGCATGGACAAAGTCAATAAAATTTATGACCCTGCGGCAGGTTCAGGCTCGCTTTTGTTGCAAGCCAAAAAACAATTTGATGAGCATATTATTGAAGAGGGTTTTTTTGGGCAGGAAATTAACCACACCACTTATAATCTTGCCCGCATGAATATGTTTTTGCATAATATTAATTATAATAAATTTCAAATGGCTTTGGGCAACACATTGCTAGAGCCGCATTTTAAAACAGATCGCCCCTTTGATGCCATTGTTTCTAATCCACCCTATTCGGTTAAATGGATTGGTAGCGATGACCCAACTTTAATTAATGATGACCGCTTTGCCCCTGCTGGTGTTTTGCCGCCAAAATCCAAGGCAGATTTTGCCTTTGTGCTGCACGCGCTTAATTATTTGTCGGGCATTGGGCGGGCGGCAATTGTTTGCTTTCCCGGTATTTTTTATCGCGGCGGGGCAGAGCAGAAAATTCGCCAATATCTCATTGACAATAATTATGTTGAAACGGTTATTAGCCTTGCGCCCAATTTGTTTTTTGGCACAACTATAGCCGTTAATATTTTGGTGCTATCTAAACATAAATTTAATAATGACACGCAATTTATTGATGCCAGCAAATGTTTTCAAAAACAAACCAATAATAATATTTTGCGCAAAGAAGACATTGCTAAGATAATCGAGGTTTTTGCCAGCAAACAAGACATTGCCCATTTTAGCAAAAATATCCGCTATGCCGACATTGTTAAAAACAACTATAATCTTGCTGTAAGTTCCTATGTAGAAGCGGAAGATTTAAGCGAGAAGGTCGACATAACAACGCTTAACGCAGAAATTGCTGAAATCGTGCAAAAAATCAATAGCCTGCGCCATGATATTGATAGCATCATTGCGGAGATTGAAGCATGA
- a CDS encoding restriction endonuclease subunit S, which translates to MIKQLLKDVKVEWKPLGEVFEVFAGGDVPKDAFSDVKTQEFNVPILSNGIGGRSLYGWTNKPKVNEPSLTISARGTIGWTSYQTTPFFPIVRLLVLTPKNFINLKYAYYYMKLIENDYKVPKSGIPQLTKPMISNIPIPIPPLEIQKEIVRILDAFTALTQELTQELTQELTARKKQYNYYRDNLLSFQQGDVEWKTLGEIGEFIRGNGLSKKDFVENGFPAIHYGQIYTKYGLFADKTFSFVTDKLAQKLRIADNNDLLIATTSENDEDVLKCVGWLGEKTAISGDMLFFRHKQNVKYLAYCFQTEIFQQEKRKYITGTKVRRVSRDSLEKLTVPIPPLAEQERIVAILDKFDALTTSISDGLPREIALRQKQYEYYRDLLLNFPKPDAA; encoded by the coding sequence ATGATCAAGCAATTGCTAAAAGATGTAAAGGTTGAATGGAAGCCGTTGGGGGAGGTGTTCGAGGTTTTTGCGGGTGGTGATGTACCTAAAGATGCTTTTTCAGATGTGAAGACGCAAGAATTTAATGTGCCAATATTATCAAATGGGATTGGAGGTAGATCTTTATATGGTTGGACGAATAAACCTAAAGTAAACGAACCCAGCTTGACCATATCAGCGCGAGGAACGATTGGTTGGACCAGCTATCAAACTACCCCATTTTTTCCTATTGTAAGGTTGCTCGTTTTAACACCTAAAAATTTTATTAATTTGAAATATGCATATTATTATATGAAATTAATTGAAAATGATTATAAAGTACCAAAAAGTGGGATCCCGCAATTAACTAAACCCATGATTAGTAATATTCCAATTCCTATTCCGCCACTTGAAATACAAAAAGAAATTGTGCGGATTTTAGATGCTTTTACCGCGCTTACCCAAGAGCTTACCCAAGAGCTTACCCAAGAGCTTACCGCCCGCAAAAAACAATACAACTATTATCGCGATAATTTATTGAGTTTTCAACAAGGTGACGTCGAATGGAAAACCTTGGGGGAGATTGGTGAATTTATCCGTGGTAACGGATTAAGTAAAAAAGACTTTGTTGAAAATGGATTTCCAGCTATTCATTATGGTCAAATATATACTAAGTATGGTTTGTTTGCGGATAAAACTTTTTCGTTTGTAACTGATAAACTAGCGCAAAAGTTGCGAATTGCGGATAATAATGATCTTCTAATAGCAACGACATCTGAAAATGATGAAGATGTTTTAAAGTGCGTTGGTTGGCTAGGAGAAAAAACTGCAATTTCAGGTGATATGCTATTTTTTAGGCATAAACAAAATGTTAAATATTTAGCTTATTGTTTTCAAACGGAAATCTTTCAACAAGAAAAGCGTAAGTATATTACGGGTACTAAAGTACGTCGTGTTTCACGAGATAGTCTAGAAAAATTAACAGTCCCCATTCCGCCGCTTGCTGAACAAGAGCGGATTGTTGCGATTTTAGATAAATTTGATGCTTTGACCACATCCATCAGTGATGGTTTGCCGCGCGAAATTGCCTTGCGGCAAAAGCAATATGAATATTACCGCGATTTATTGTTAAACTTTCCAAAACCTGATGCTGCTTGA
- a CDS encoding type I restriction endonuclease subunit R — protein MTTQTTPIAETNRFIVLDKYEPLEEANSSYQSEYDLENELLADLAKLGFEVLPKQTSQSLYANLRVQIERLNAVRFLDVEWQRFLLEFLDKPSENMVDKARKIHDSPVHDFTFDDGRLQNIHLLDKKTISNNHLQVMRQFEQHGSYKNIYDVTILVNGLPLVHVELKRRGVAIREAFNQIHRYSKESLNSDGSLFKYIQLFVISNGTDTRFFANSLDRNKNSFEFTMNWAQANNELIKDLKDFTNTFFQKNTLLNVLLHYSVLDISNNLLVMRPYQIAATERILWKIESAYHAKNWSNLEAGGFIWHTTGSGKTLTSFKAARLATELPFIDKVFFVVDRKDLDYQTMKEYQKFSPDSVNGSDSTAGLKRNILSSDNKIIVTTIQKLNNLMKSEDDLAIYDSQVVFIFDEAHRSQFGEAQKNLKKKFKKYYQFGFTGTPIFPENSLGAETTASVFGKELHAYVITDAIRDEKVLKFKVDYNDVRPQFASLEKETDEQKLSAAENKQALLHPARIAEISQYVLDHFKQKTHRLNPTGKGFNAMFAVSSVDAAKAYYECLQNLQKDSAKPLKIATIFSFAANEEQNAIGDIIDENFEPTAMDLSAKEFLASAVKDYNAMFNSKFGLDSKEFQNYYRDLAKRVKNQDIDLVIVVGMFLTGFDAPSLNTLFVDKNLRFHGLIQAFSRTNRILDATKTFGNIVTFRDLEQNTIDAITLFGNKKTRDVVLEKSFEAYLNGFTDEVTGRVQRGYIEIVNELQQRFANPQAIETEKDKRDFAKLFGEYLRIENILQNYDEFAAVQALQNIDKDDAAALEEFMQKYHVSDDDVSKLQTIPVVPVKKAQDYRSTYNDIRDWIRKEQAGKEKDESSLDWGDVVFEVDLLKSQEINLDYILKIIFDHNKQVKDKAALVEEVRRMLRASFDNRAKEDLVVEFINQVDLDKVGDKDSMIEAFYDFARAEQKREVEALILQENIKEVEAKNYISTSLKRNYASDEGTELNDMMQKMSPLNPNYMEKKQGLFQKISAFVDKFKGVGGSL, from the coding sequence ATGACCACGCAAACAACGCCCATTGCTGAAACCAATCGTTTTATTGTTTTGGATAAATATGAGCCGCTGGAAGAAGCAAATTCTTCTTACCAAAGCGAATATGATTTAGAAAATGAGTTGCTGGCAGATTTAGCGAAGTTGGGGTTTGAGGTGTTGCCAAAACAGACTAGTCAGAGCCTTTATGCCAATTTGCGCGTGCAGATTGAGCGGCTAAATGCCGTGCGTTTTTTGGATGTTGAGTGGCAGCGCTTTTTGCTAGAATTTTTGGATAAGCCGTCTGAAAATATGGTTGATAAAGCGCGTAAAATTCATGATAGCCCCGTGCATGATTTTACTTTTGATGATGGGCGGCTGCAAAATATCCATCTGCTGGATAAAAAGACAATTAGCAATAATCATTTACAAGTTATGCGCCAGTTTGAGCAGCATGGCAGTTATAAAAATATCTATGATGTCACCATTCTCGTCAATGGTTTGCCGCTTGTCCATGTTGAGCTTAAACGGCGCGGCGTTGCCATTCGTGAAGCCTTTAACCAAATTCACCGCTATAGTAAGGAAAGTTTAAATAGCGATGGCTCTTTGTTTAAATATATCCAGCTTTTTGTCATTTCCAATGGCACCGATACGCGTTTTTTTGCCAATAGCCTTGATCGCAATAAAAATAGTTTTGAATTTACGATGAATTGGGCGCAAGCTAATAATGAGCTGATTAAAGATTTAAAAGATTTTACCAATACATTTTTTCAAAAAAATACCTTGCTTAATGTTTTGCTGCATTACTCTGTTTTGGATATAAGCAATAATTTGCTGGTTATGCGCCCCTATCAAATTGCTGCGACGGAGCGTATTTTATGGAAGATTGAAAGCGCCTATCATGCAAAAAACTGGAGCAATCTTGAAGCAGGTGGCTTTATTTGGCACACCACGGGATCTGGCAAAACCCTCACCAGTTTTAAAGCTGCACGCCTTGCCACCGAGCTTCCCTTTATTGATAAGGTGTTTTTTGTTGTAGATCGCAAAGATCTCGACTATCAAACCATGAAGGAATATCAAAAATTTTCGCCCGATAGTGTTAATGGTTCAGATAGTACGGCAGGGTTAAAGCGTAATATTTTAAGCAGTGACAATAAAATTATCGTCACCACCATTCAAAAGCTTAATAATTTGATGAAAAGTGAGGACGATCTTGCCATTTATGACAGCCAAGTGGTGTTTATTTTTGACGAGGCGCACCGTTCGCAATTTGGTGAGGCGCAAAAAAACTTAAAGAAAAAATTTAAAAAATATTATCAATTTGGCTTTACCGGCACGCCGATTTTTCCAGAAAATTCCTTAGGGGCAGAAACCACCGCAAGCGTTTTTGGTAAGGAATTACATGCCTATGTCATTACTGATGCAATCCGTGATGAAAAGGTTTTAAAATTCAAGGTTGATTATAATGATGTGCGCCCACAATTTGCGAGCCTTGAAAAAGAAACCGACGAGCAAAAACTATCTGCCGCTGAAAATAAGCAAGCCTTGCTGCACCCTGCGCGTATTGCCGAAATTAGCCAATATGTGCTTGATCATTTCAAGCAAAAGACCCACCGCTTAAATCCAACTGGCAAGGGCTTTAATGCCATGTTTGCGGTAAGCAGTGTTGATGCGGCAAAAGCCTATTATGAATGTTTGCAAAATTTGCAAAAAGACAGTGCTAAGCCATTAAAAATTGCCACTATTTTTTCCTTTGCTGCCAATGAGGAGCAAAATGCCATTGGCGATATTATAGACGAAAATTTTGAGCCAACGGCAATGGATTTAAGCGCTAAGGAATTTTTGGCAAGTGCAGTCAAAGATTATAATGCGATGTTTAACTCTAAATTTGGGTTGGATAGTAAGGAATTTCAAAATTACTATCGCGATTTAGCCAAAAGGGTTAAAAACCAAGACATAGATTTAGTCATTGTTGTTGGTATGTTTTTAACTGGTTTTGATGCGCCAAGTCTTAACACTTTATTTGTTGATAAAAATTTGCGTTTTCATGGTTTGATTCAAGCTTTTTCACGCACCAACCGCATTTTAGATGCCACCAAAACCTTTGGCAATATTGTTACCTTTCGCGATTTAGAACAAAATACGATTGATGCAATTACCTTGTTTGGCAATAAAAAAACGCGCGATGTTGTGTTAGAAAAAAGCTTCGAGGCTTATTTAAATGGCTTTACCGATGAGGTGACGGGCAGGGTACAGCGCGGTTATATTGAAATTGTCAACGAGTTGCAGCAGCGTTTTGCTAACCCACAAGCGATTGAAACTGAAAAAGACAAGCGCGATTTTGCCAAATTATTTGGCGAATATTTGCGTATTGAAAATATTTTGCAAAATTATGACGAGTTTGCCGCCGTGCAAGCCTTGCAAAATATCGATAAAGATGATGCCGCGGCGTTAGAAGAATTTATGCAAAAATATCATGTCAGCGATGATGATGTGTCAAAGTTGCAAACCATTCCTGTGGTGCCAGTTAAAAAGGCGCAGGATTATCGCTCAACCTATAATGATATTCGCGATTGGATAAGGAAAGAGCAGGCAGGTAAAGAAAAAGACGAATCCAGCCTTGATTGGGGTGATGTAGTTTTTGAAGTGGATTTGCTTAAAAGCCAAGAAATCAACCTTGATTATATTTTGAAAATTATTTTCGATCATAACAAGCAGGTAAAGGATAAGGCTGCCTTGGTGGAAGAAGTGCGCCGCATGCTCCGCGCCAGCTTTGATAACCGCGCCAAGGAAGATTTGGTGGTGGAGTTTATCAATCAAGTTGATTTAGACAAAGTTGGCGATAAAGACAGCATGATTGAAGCATTTTATGATTTTGCGCGCGCCGAGCAAAAGCGCGAGGTTGAAGCTTTGATTTTGCAAGAAAATATTAAAGAAGTAGAAGCCAAAAACTATATTTCCACATCCTTAAAACGCAATTATGCCAGTGACGAAGGCACCGAACTTAATGATATGATGCAAAAAATGAGCCCACTTAACCCAAACTATATGGAAAAAAAGCAAGGCTTATTTCAAAAAATCTCGGCTTTTGTTGATAAATTTAAAGGCGTTGGTGGTAGTTTGTAA